From the Leptospira perdikensis genome, the window TTTTTATAGGAACTTTGGTTTATTCCCTCGGGCCCCTTCGCACAGAGGAAAAAAATGCACAATCTCATTACGACACAATGGTCCTTCTCAACCAAATCGGAGGGCCAGGAACTAGGTTCAATGCACAAAACATCAGTTTGCCATCGGAACTTGTTCTCGGATTTATGGAAACTTCCTTTGCGGAAGACCTAATTGTTAAAAGTAAAAACAACGCCAAAGAGGCTAATGCCAAATACTTGGCCGGACTTGGGACTGCAGGTATCATCTACATCACAAATTTAATCCATGCTTTTATGATTGGGCAAGATCGTTACCCCGATCGCCCAAGTGTCACCACAGGGGGAAAACAAATTCGCGAAGGCTTGGACTTCGATACAGGGTGGGACAGACCTTACTCCATAACAGGCATTCGGCCACAAACAAATTCAGTTTATGCTGAAGTTCGGTATTCTATTTTATTCTAAGGAGCCTCTCATGAAAAACTTATTCATAACCATCATATTACTTATATTTTCATTCCAATGCAAAATCTTCAAACCTTCTGACTTAGACCCAACACAAGATTTAGGATCTTTGCAAACATTACTTCGATTTCTAACATTAGCTGATGCTTTCAATACCTATAGCCAATCTGTTGTCTTTATGAAGTTTACCGATTCTAATGGAACTCCATATAGCACTGGTACTGTTGAGTATTCTGTTTTCAATGAGGCCGATGAAAATGGAGTTCCAACTTCCCCTTATGGAGAAACTGGAAATATACAAACATATACGGTCACTTTGGATACATCCGGTAGAGGATTCTTAGTCTTTAGTGAAAGGGGGATTGCAACTCTCACTGTAAAAAACTCAGGTGCAGTTGTGGTTGGTTCGGCAAGGTTTCGAATTTATAATGGAATCACAAAACAATCATTTTCTATATTATCCCAATCGGGGGCCACTCAGTTCCACTTAGAGGATTTAGCCAATTACCGCAATCGCTTGGCATCCAATTTAACATTCACTCCGCTTGGTTCAGTGAACGGAAGGCAATTTCTGTATGTACAAGTGCAAACATCTTATATATCGCCCACAGATAACGAGTTCAAAGGATACATCATCTCCAGCGCTGATGGAGAAAATTACGACCAAGTAATCGCTATTGATGGAGTCTCCATCAATACAAAAAGCACTACTCAAAAACGGCTAAAAATATCACTACCAACATTTGACGGAAGCCAGTATGTTTTTTTCCTATCGGAACAAACGGATTTGTCTGGCAGTTACAATTCCAACAGAGATTTAGTATTTAGAATACCAGCATTCTTTGCACCATCGTCAATTACCGTAGAACCATTAGGACTCCCGACAAATTATCATTTATTTACACTAAATGATAATACCTGGCTCTATCCTGCACTCTATGCTGGGAACGGAAGGTTTCTTGTTACTCCGTTTTTATCCAATGTCCCTAGACCCATACTCCTAAGTTTTGATTCCACAACTACGAATGATTTAAATTCTGGTTTTAGTTGTAACATTGCAACACCGGAACTCCATTTTCCAGGTTACCAAGTTTTTAATGTGAATGGAATTGCATACCTACAGTGTCCCACTACAGTAAGTTTGGTCGTAAATCCTTTGCCAGTACGAACCATCCGTATGACTGATTTGACTTCAAATACAATCAACTTTGATGCTGGACTTCAATTCGAATCAAACGTATTCTCATATAAAGGTAAGTTGATTGCACTTGCAAATGGAACCCAACCATATAATGGTTATACATTTCCCACAGGTTCGTACACCTCTGCCAATCCAACAATTACGAGAAATACTCCGATCATTTCCGGAGTTTCTGTTTCTATGTCATCGTCATCTACCTTGCTCAGAGCCATCAAAGGGTCTTTAAATACAGATTTTATGATTATATCAAACAATGGTTTATTTTCGACACCAACCCTAATAATCTATAAGTCTACTGATTCTCTTGCTAGTGTTACAACCGTTGGAACTCTACCGACAACCTATTTCAGTACTAACATCAACAATCCGGAACAATTACAATCCGCAAATGGCAAACTCAACTATAGTTACTTCATATCCGTCGGGACCGGGGTTGGATCCGCACCAGTGTATCTGACCTACTTCACAAATGACGATGGGACTTGGGAAGCAATCCCAAGATTAATTAAAATTCGATAGAATTCATCACCTATCTAATGATAGGTGATTTTTACAGATAAAGAACTAATTCATCGAATTAATGTTAGTTGTATCTAAGATTCTCGAACTTTACAAAGGAAGTTCCTTTCCCGTTAAGATCCAAACAAACAATGGAAATACTTACATTCTCAAAATGAAAGGAGCCGGGAATGGTGCAAAAAGCCTAATCCAAGAATTTATTGTCAATAGAGTCGGCCATCTCATTGGATTCCCTATTCCCAATGTACAGCCAGTCCTTATCCCTGACGAGTTCCCTTGGACTTTCGGAACCGATGAATTCGATGATTTGGTAAAAAAGAGTTTTGGCATTAACTTAGCTCTGGATTATATAGAGAACCAAAGAGACAAAATAGAAATAGAACTTAACTCTTTGAATGAAGAGTTAAGAAACCAAGTGAAAGCAATTGATTTCTTTTTTAAAAATTTCGACAGAACCATTCAAAGTAATAATTTTCTAAAAGACCAAACAGGCAAAATTTGGATCATCGACCACGGAAGTTGCGAATTCCTAAATGATTCGTTAATGAAAGAATCAAAATTGCTTCCATCCAATCATATTTATAAATCCGAGCCCGTTCAAAATGATCCGTATCTTATCAAAATACTACAATTTGATTTTGAACCATTCATCCAAGAGGTCCCCAAATCATGGTTAAACGAAATCGGGCTTCAAAAAAATGACCTCAGACTGATCTTACGTAACAGAGTGCAATGGATACTATCTGCATTTTCATCATAACATACAGATTTCCTTCATTACGAAAAAATTATTTTGGAAAGGAAGTATCTTCTTTTAAAAAGGTATTCACAATGGATTCGTATTCCTCATATCTTAGATCAATCGACTTACAATGACTAGCTCCCCAATCAGTAACAAACAACTGTTTGTGATTTGA encodes:
- a CDS encoding HipA family kinase, which codes for MLVVSKILELYKGSSFPVKIQTNNGNTYILKMKGAGNGAKSLIQEFIVNRVGHLIGFPIPNVQPVLIPDEFPWTFGTDEFDDLVKKSFGINLALDYIENQRDKIEIELNSLNEELRNQVKAIDFFFKNFDRTIQSNNFLKDQTGKIWIIDHGSCEFLNDSLMKESKLLPSNHIYKSEPVQNDPYLIKILQFDFEPFIQEVPKSWLNEIGLQKNDLRLILRNRVQWILSAFSS